Part of the Deltaproteobacteria bacterium genome is shown below.
GCTCGGCCTCCTCTGGGGGCGTGCGCTTGATCTCTTCCATGACCACGCGCTGAAACTCAACAAGTTCTTCCATGTTGTCAGAGTCAAGTTCGCGTTGCCAACTGGACAACCACGACTCCAAGCGTTTTGTCTCGTGCATTTTTAAGCCCCTCTTTGACTTACCGTGGCCAGCGCGACGACCTTTTGCACTTCGCCGCTTTCAACGAACTCGGCCCAATCCTCCAACAGTCGCCGCCGGGCGTCGATATATTCCGACCGCTGATATGCGGCCTCAACCTTGCCCGCCACGTCGTGAGAGAGGGCCTTTTCCACTACCTCGCGGGGATAGGTTCCCGTTTCAGCGCCCCACGTCCTAAAGCTGGACCGGAAGCCATGGACGGTGATTTCCCGATCTTGCTGGGGGTCTTTCCAGGCCGGGAGGCCGGTGCGCTCACGTTTGGCGTTCATGCGCCGAATAACCGCCGTGAGTGTTGCATCTGACACTGGAGCACCACGCATACCCTTGAACACAATCCCCTGTCGTTCATGCTCTGGAATTTGTCCGAGGATGGCCAGGGCCGCCCGGCTCAACGGCTGGCAATGGTCGCGCTTCATCTTCATGCGCGTGGCAGGGATCGTCCACAGTGCCCGCTCCGTGTCGATTTCCGACCAATCCAGGCCGCGAACCTCGCCGGAACGTGCGGCGGTCAGGATGAGGAACTCTAGCGCCTGTGCGGCCGTGCCCGCGCAACCTCGGAGTTCTGTCACGAAATCATGGATTTGCGAATAAGGCAGGGCGGGGAAGTTTTCTTTTTTTGAGACCTTGCCAGGTCGTGGCAGAATCGCGTCCAGGCGTCCGCGCCATTGGGCAGGATTCGGTCCGGACCGGAACTCGCGC
Proteins encoded:
- a CDS encoding site-specific integrase; translated protein: VGGVTGLGLNVSETGAASWVLRVTIAGQRRDIGLGGYPDVTLAAAREAARTVREKIKQGIDPVAEALAARRAMAAEQAKLMTFAFAAEKYIQAHEAGWANPKHKQQWRNTLEQYAAPLLGELDVRTIETAHIVKVLEPIWSTKTETAKRLQGRIERVLDWCIVREFRSGPNPAQWRGRLDAILPRPGKVSKKENFPALPYSQIHDFVTELRGCAGTAAQALEFLILTAARSGEVRGLDWSEIDTERALWTIPATRMKMKRDHCQPLSRAALAILGQIPEHERQGIVFKGMRGAPVSDATLTAVIRRMNAKRERTGLPAWKDPQQDREITVHGFRSSFRTWGAETGTYPREVVEKALSHDVAGKVEAAYQRSEYIDARRRLLEDWAEFVESGEVQKVVALATVSQRGA